The region TCTGCCCATTGATAATTTGCACTAGATGAATCATCGCCACAAGCGATTATAAAAAGCAACACTCCAAGAGGCAACACCATTCGTTTCATAAACGTCTCCTTCACCATTTTCACAACCGTAAATATACAACAGCAGTCCGAAGAAGTCAATACTTTTATGCAACAAAACATCAATTTTCTATCAAAAATCACAAATTATAAGCAATAAAATTTACAAAACATTTCTATATGCTACACTTGTAGCATATAGAAAATAATATTCCAAAACACCCCTATATAGCCCCTCCATTAATTTGTTCCCTTACGATCTCGCATATTTTTGTTTACATCTTTTGTTCTTCTTTTTATTTATTTTCTATACGGGATTTTAATTGGATTAGGGATTACAAGAGGAGTACAAAATGAGAAAGACTCATGCTTTAGCGGGTCTTGTGCTTGGCACAGCCCTTTTGGGTGCAGGCCTAACAAACGCCTTCGCCGCAGACGAAACCCTTAGATCCCTTGCCGATAAAAACGGAATCTACATCGGCGCGATTTTGAACTCGCAGTGGTTCAGCGGCGGTCTTCCAGGCAATTACGAACAGATTCACAAAGCACAGTTCAATATCGTCGTTGCCGAAAACGAGATGAAGTTCGACGCTACCGAACCGCAAGAAGGCAGATTCAATTACAACAATGGCGACAAAATGGTCAAGTACGCTCAGCAAAACGGCATGCGCGTTCGCGGCCACGCCCTCGCTTGGCACAGTCAAGTTCCGGGCTGGGTGAACAACTACAGGAACGACAAGCAAAAACTGCTCAAGGTGCTCAAGAACCACATCCAAAACGTGGTCGGACACTGGAAAGGCAAAGTTGCCGAATGGGACGTGGTGAACGAAGCCATCAGCAATAACGAACCCCAGTGGCGCACCCAATCCGTCTGGTACCAAGGTATCGGTCCTGAATTCATCGACTCTGCATTCGTGTGGACTCACGAAGTCGATCCCGACGCCGAACTTTGCTATAACGACTACAACCTTGAACAGGGCGTCAATCCGAAAGCCAAGGCCGGCTTCTTGCTGGAACAGGTGAAGCGTTGGGTCAAGAACGGCATTCCTATCCATTGCGTGGGTTCCCAGACTCACGTGGAAGACACCACCACCGACAAGCATTTTATCGGTTCGCCGGATAGCCTCCGCTCCCTCGCCAAGGAACTCGCTAAACTTAATGTCAAGCTGAAAATTACAGAACTTGATATCGGATTCAAGAGCGGCATCAACGTCAGCAAAAAAGACCTTGAACGCCAGGGACAGACCTTCCGTCAATACCTGGACATCATCCTCGAAGAACCGAATGCGGACACTTACCTCATTTGGGGCGTTTCTGATAAATGGAGCTGGCTCGGCGGCCTGAATAGGCAAAAAGGCCTTATCTATGACGACAATTTGAAACCGAAGCCCGCATTCGACAGTATCTTGGTGAGACTCCAGACATTCGAGCCGCCCAAGGACACCTCTAAGAAGGATTCCGTGGTCAACGATTCGACCAAGAAAGATTCTACGGTCAAGGATTCAACGAAAAAAGATACGACAGATGCCATTAAGCCATTCATCGCACCGAGCAATATTTCCATGCATATCGCAGGCCGCACTCTGTTCGTGACCGGAGCAAAGGCCACCAAAGTGGATGTTTTCGACATGCAGGGTCGCCCCATCTTTAGCGCAGAAAACAACAA is a window of Fibrobacter succinogenes DNA encoding:
- a CDS encoding endo-1,4-beta-xylanase translates to MRKTHALAGLVLGTALLGAGLTNAFAADETLRSLADKNGIYIGAILNSQWFSGGLPGNYEQIHKAQFNIVVAENEMKFDATEPQEGRFNYNNGDKMVKYAQQNGMRVRGHALAWHSQVPGWVNNYRNDKQKLLKVLKNHIQNVVGHWKGKVAEWDVVNEAISNNEPQWRTQSVWYQGIGPEFIDSAFVWTHEVDPDAELCYNDYNLEQGVNPKAKAGFLLEQVKRWVKNGIPIHCVGSQTHVEDTTTDKHFIGSPDSLRSLAKELAKLNVKLKITELDIGFKSGINVSKKDLERQGQTFRQYLDIILEEPNADTYLIWGVSDKWSWLGGLNRQKGLIYDDNLKPKPAFDSILVRLQTFEPPKDTSKKDSVVNDSTKKDSTVKDSTKKDTTDAIKPFIAPSNISMHIAGRTLFVTGAKATKVDVFDMQGRPIFSAENNKGVFDLSTIAEGLYVVRVQSGFSNLTKRISIKGHL